The Raphanus sativus cultivar WK10039 chromosome 6, ASM80110v3, whole genome shotgun sequence sequence TCGTCTCTAATGAACACCGAGATCGTGTGCTTCCTCACCCTGTCCAAAGTAAGGTATCATGTTACAATCATATCCAATGATCAGGAAACACATAAAGATACAAACTTTACAATCATATCCAGTGACACAGATAAAGATGTAAGCTTTTTAAACATTGTTCTATCACTGTACTTTGATTCTGGAATTGGGGGAGAAGCATCTGTGAAGGGAGCGTCGGAGATCCTCTTGTCTATGCTTCTAATGATCCTCTCTGTTCTATGAGAGCTTGGGAAGAATTGGAGCATGGCGATCTTATGCTGCAAAGGGATGGGGGAGAGCACTTCCTTGAACCACCGGTCTCATCCATATCAACCAGACAACAAGAAAATAACACAAGGAGTTGATCTTCAATTGATCTTCAATTGATTCAGGATCTTACAAGAAACGCAAAGATGAACATCGATGAGATTGcttcaactctctctctctctctcttctcaaaGAGATGAACGCCCAAAGGACAACACGTGTGCAAAAGACCGTCTTTTATTACTCCTGAATAAGAAACGTTCTTTCGCAATTaacctatttttctttttcttttaatgctAATAATACGAAGAGACGGATGCAAGTGACCGCGATAATGATACTCTAACTACGTCACGTtcttaaaattaaacttttgTGAAAAAGAGGCAGAGGTGTGTATAAATGAGGTAAGAGTGGAGCAACGTGTAGAAACAGTTTCTTGTtaagccctttctcaaaaaaaaaacagtttcttGTTAGGTtcttaaaattaaacttttgTGAATTATGTTCGACTGAATCGTTTTCCTTAACAACAttcaacttttttatttttcatcgGAGAAACAGTTTCTTGTtaagccctttctcaaaaaaaaaaaaaaaaaacagtttcttgttcttcttgatttggtaaaaaaaaaagatcaaaccaAAGAGATCGAACATATGGCAGATATATGTTACGAAGTTGTGACCGATGCGTCGGCGTATGAATCAAGACCGTTACATTCAGGGAGGAGGCAGAGGTTTCCGATGGATAAGACGGTGGTGATGCAAGAAGAACGGGAAAAGAATTGTAAGCGTAATAAACTGGAGGCTTTGACGGTGAGAAATGAGGAGACGACTGTAAACGTCTCCGGCGAGTCTCCGATGATGGAGGTAAGTCCGAGATACGGCGTTTCTTCGGTGTGCGGTAGAAGAAGAGAAATGGAAGATGCGGTGGCGGTTCATCCTTCGTTTTCTTCTCACTCGGAGTATCCTCAACACTACTTCGGTGTCTACGACGGTCATGGTTGTTCCCACGTACGTCGTTATGTTTTCTTGTTGTCCTTggaattaagaaaataaaaaaatcagttgTAGCTCATACGACATCGTTTTGTTGTGCAGGTTGCAGCGAGGTGTAGGGAGAGACTTCACAATCTAGTGCGAGAGGAGCTAAACTCTGACAGGGAAGAAGAGGAGTCAGAGTGGAGAAAGACGATGGAGCGTAGCTTCACTCGTATGGATAAAGAGGTTGTGTTGTTGGGTGAATCAGTAGTGAGTGGGAATTGTAAGTGCGAGCTTCAAACGCCGGATTGTGATGCGGTCGGATCAACCGCCGTTGTGTCCATCATTACGCCGGATAAGATCGTGGTCGCTAACTGCGGCGACTCCAGAGCGGTTCTCTGCCGCAATGGAAAACCATTCCCTCTATCGATAGATCACAAGGTTACTATCTTTCCCTTAAGTCTTTGCATGAGACTAATCTAGAGACATGCCAAGAATCTGTGGCTTCTTGTGACTGAAGATATCTAGGGTAACCAAACCGTACTAGTATTGCAGTAGGCAGATTCGAACACTGATCCTGATCCCTAGTGAATATCTAACTCATGGTTGAGATGACTCTGGTCAACATAGACATGGCCGGTCATGTGTAAAACCtagtgaaatattttatttgattcctaaattttttaagagtgttaacgtttattaaaaatatttgttttaaaattaatttttataaatctcAAGATCCACACCGACATAGATCACCTAGAAAGCTCTGTTTTGTACTTTCGTGTGTTCTTGTAATAATTTGACTCGAAGTTTGTATGAAACGCATGCAGCCTGACCGTCCAGACGAGTTAGACCGAATCGAAGGAGCTGGAGGACGAGTCATATACTGGGACTGTCCCAGAGTTCTAGGGGTCCTAGCAATGTCACGAGCCATAGGAGACAACTATCTGAAACCTTACGTTACTTGTGACCCGGAGGTAACGGTAACAGACAGGACGGACGATGACTGCCTTATTCTAGCCAGTGACGGTTTATGGGACGTTGTGTCAAACGAGACAGCCTGCTCGGTGGCGCGTATGTGTCTCCGCGGTGGTCGGAGACGGCGAGGTAGTCCGGAGAAAGCGGTGGAGACGATCTCGGACAAAGCGTGCGTGGAAGCGTCGGTATTGTTGACGAAGCTGGCGTTGGCAAGACACAGTGGTGACAACGTGAGTGTCGTTGTGATTGATCTCAGAAGGAAAGGACACGTCCCTGGACACTAATCCTTTTACTACTCGAGACTGATCCCATCGAAGACAGCAGCTTTAACTTCCCTTTTTGCTGTTCTTTTTGTTGTTCTTGGAACGTGTGATTGTATACAACAATTTAACCCGGTTTAGTGACAAAAACGGTTGGTAGTTAATAGGGATGAGTAGCTTTTTCTTCTCGTTTCCTAAAACTTTTTCGTGTAAAGTAACTAAATTGAAGAAAATCAAATGTTTCTCACACGGATTATAGTTAATTCAAGTTATACATgtaaaaaacatttttctatAGAAGAAAACCTGCAAGAAttttatcaagaaaaaaaaaacataacaaagagCATACACAAACAATCGAGGTGAACTTTTAGGCTATTAATTACATGGAGGAGGTGCTTTATTAGGGCCGGCTCAATAGAAATAAGGGTCCATgggcaaaatatttttttagtccctttcattaataaaattttaaaaacaaatgttattaaaaaactaaatatttaaaatattataaaatagctattctatttaatttttgattaataatctattttctaaagtttaaaataatacattttgtgatattatctagtttaaatttaataacacatattaataaaatgaaaaaaattgacaaaaaatttaaagaaaatgaaaaaaatatatttgaagatGGGCCCCGGGACGGTTGCACTGACAGACCCTATACTAAGCCGGCACTGTGCTTTATATGTGCCGCAAGGCAAAGACATGAGATTGGATCTTATAGACTAAATTCAAATACCACTAATAGCTGCAACTAATGATTAAGACAAACAGTAAGGAGGTTTCAAACATCAAAATGGCTTTAGATTATCAGACCAACAGCTTTGGCTGATGCAAATGATGTTCTTATGACTAAGATTTTAATATTAAGAGGCAAAACAGAAGAAGGGAGAGTCTTTGAGAGTGAGACCTTTCTCTTGAAACCTGATTGTTGTGAGGTTTTCTTTAGGGCcttcagttttttttgtaaccctTGTTCGTGCCAAAGAGCCTGAAGatacaaaaacatttttacatGTCTATGGATTGGTGTTCCAAGTCGACTACGTGAGAAATAGAGTTGAGATATTCCCAATCCATGATTCCATGTAAACAAAAAGTTGATGAGTAATTCCCAGACTTTGTAATCAATGATGGTAGTCAGCACAGTATAACCGGGGCTCCGGATAGGCTGGTCTGCCTTCAACCGAGTATGTAGACCAAATTCTCTGCCTTCCGGATTATGTAGACCAAATTTGGGACCAAAACAGAATCCAGCAGCTACTTCCGGATTATGTAGACCAAATTTTCTGCCTTCAACCGAGTATAACCGGGGCTCCGGATAGGCTGGTCTGGTTGGGCACTAAACATGGAGAGTACTCTTCTAAATCAGGATACTACACAGCAATAAAAGAAGCACGGGAAGAAGGACCTCCAGAACCGGACTTCAACTGAAAACAGAATGTTTGGAACTTAAAGTGTGCCCCTAAAGTTAAGCATTTCGCGTGGAGACTGCTCAAACGAGCGATACCAGTGGGGGGGAAAGACTAGTGGAACGACACATTGATGTGGATCCTAAATGCAAGAGGTGTGGTTCTAATGAATCTATCATTCATCTATTTTTTCAGTGTCCGTTTGCCCAAGATGTGTGGTCGCTTGCGCCATATGCAACGGATAATGATATTAGAGGAACAATAGATTTAATGCAGGATTGGAACAGCCTCTGCAATCTTAAATGCTTACCACCGGCTGGAATCTCCACTGGTCCTCTAGCTTTATGGATAATGTGGTCACTGTGGAAGGCaagaaataaatttgtttttgagGGTTTTTCAGTTTCTCCAGCAGATACGCTCTCTACCGCTATCTCTCTCGCTCGAGAATGGATAAATGACAGTAAAACAGAGGTTTCTGTTGCAAGGAAAACCTTACCTCAAACTAGTTCAGGACCAGCGAGTTCTGTGATTGTTCGATCGGATGCAGCCTGGTGCTCGAGTAACAATGTTGCAGGTTTAGGGTGGACATTGCTCTCGACGCCTCAGAACCAGGAGTTTCAAGAACGACGCCAGTACGTAGCCTCTCCACTGATGGCAGAAGGACTTGCGCTGCGGGAAGCCATCCAGACCTGCATGCGGCTGGAACTTCAAGATGTGCGGTTTGAGTCGGACTCTAGTGTCTTGATAAAGTGCATCAACGCTGAATCAAGAGTTGCTGAGATCATCAATCTAGTTGCTGATATTGTATCTCTCTCTGCTGTGTTTAGATCTGTTTCTTTTGCTTGGATTCCCTAGGAGAAAAACTCTGTTGCTGATGCTTTAGCAAAGCACTCCCTTCTTGTAATGGTACCGTTGGTAGATGAGGAAGACTTCAATGCTCCTCTCTAACCTTTTCTACTTTAATTAAatgtgtttgaaaaaaaaaagtcagcacagtaagaaaaaaatattctaatagaTTCAAGGTGCTTCTCTTTCAAGGAACCTATAGGTTATAGGTCTAATAGTTAGTTCGAGCTATTTTTTTGTGTCTTTTCCCGTAGTATTCACTCTTTCCCTTCATTTATCTCATCCACCAGCAAAGTATCTTTTTCCCAATTAAATCTTTCGGAATCCAGCCAAAACCCAAGTCGCCAGAATCCACAACTCTTTTGTTATTTTAGTAATAGTCAATGAATCGATGATTTTAGTAGAAGTCTCGATCATAGTAACACGAACATAAGAACATTTTCCTTATAAAAAAACAACGTTCTTCTGcttttattgattattattttatggttTATACATAAATAGGAAACAAAGGAAACGGAATCATCGATTCCTTAACTAGTGGAAATACAAAATGGGATAATGTTCCTGGAGCTAGAAGGATAACTTTCTCTTATTTGCATCGACAGATTATTGAGAAACACACACGCGCAAGAATGGCTCAAGGATTAGGCTGATAGGAGAAACCATTGACAGTGAGACCTCCATCGACACAAATGGTCTGACCAGTAATATATGAAGCTGCAGGTAGACACAGAAAAGCCACAAGTGATGCAACCTCTTTTGGCTCTCCAGCACGACCAAGCGGAGTTCTACTGAACAAACTCTTCTTGTAACAAGCGTCTTCAAGATGCTGATTATTCACAAGAATACAAGGTTATATATAGGACATAATAATGATAAGTACAAAGTGTTACCTGGAAAATAATAGATAAGAAAAACTACTGGAGGGTGTTATTGCTTACAGGTGCACTCATATCAGTGAGGATAAAATTAGGAGCAACAGAGTTGGTTCTTATGCCATCAGTTGTCCACTCACACGCCAAACTTCTTGCTAGTTGATTCATAGCTCCTGTACAGACACTCAAAGAAAAAGATATCTATTAGGAATTTAGGACAATCAAACTGTTCGTAGTAGTTACTGGACAAATATTTATGACCCTtaagataattcatttatttaCCTTATAGAATTCACAATTTTACTGCGTctattttatattgattaattttCCATTGGTGTACCTTTTGTTAAACTATAGAGGGATCCACATTCCATTGATACAACCCCTCCAACAGAAGAATTCATAACAATGCTTCCAAATCCAGAAGCCTTTAAAAGAGGATGTGAGAGCTGGCTAAGATGATAAGCTGATTCCAAGTTTGTTGAAATATGGAACGAGAAATCTTCTGCCACATATTCCGTTGTTGGCTTAACGCGAACTACGCCAACATTATTCACCTATgttgaacaaaaagaaaaagagtaacaAAAATCTTACTCTATATGCCACTAGTCAATAGgtatttttttctataagaAGATACTTAGTTAATTTCGTTAAGAACAACTTACAAGAATGTTCAGCTTGCCATGGAACATCTTTGAGATAGTGTGCATCAGTGTTTCTCTCTCGAGACGTAAGGATACATCACATATCGAACCACTCACTTGAAACCCTTTCTTTTCCCATTCGCTTAAACTTTGATTGAGTGAAATCTCGGATATGTCGCATACATGGATTGTAGCTCCAAAACCAGCGAAGTCTTCTACTATAGCATGCCTAAAACAGTCAACAACGTAACACAAAAAATGTTATGGGCACATTGAAAAGTGGAAACATATATGATACAGCTAGAGAAACGAACCCGATTCCGCTGGCTCCACCAGTTACAAGAGCAGTCATGCCTTGAAGACTCCATCTTTTATCCATCTTTTGTTTGAATTTGAGTAGCAATGACCAAAGATGCCACATAACATTTATAGAGCCAAAGTATATCAAATATATGTAACTGATGACGTTTTGGAGGAAACGAAACATCTAGcgtcatttaaaataataaaaaataaattatataaataaaagaaatatctaGATGGTAGcctaaatagaaaaaaaacatcTAAATGATATACttataaacatacaaaaatacagaatttagtaaaaaaacatacaaaaacatgataaatattttaataataatctGGTTGATTTCGGTGtgaacaattaattttcttctaTTAATTTGGTTGATTTGGGTGTGAACAAGTGttcttttttaacaaaaaaaaattggctgtaattataatatttcaagTGTGAGTTTCTTCTATTAATTTTATGGAATCATTGAATCAATCGTGTCTTTTTCCTTATACTCTTATTGATGCACGTTTTATATTAATTGACTGTCGATGTTAGAACCGATCAGTCTTTTCCTAATCATTTACTTGATGCATTCATctcatctatctatactatgAAATCTTAAGAAATCTACCTATACAAAATTATTGCACTTTTTATTGACTAACAATATTATGgtcttattttaaattttgatttaccTTATATCtctctaaattttatttagtaaatacttttatttattagGTCCACATCGATCTTTTTGTACACGATTTGATTATACTGCATATCTACTTTATTTACTAGACCACTATCATTTAGTCCACGAAAATATAATACCACATACACTTCATTCTTTCTTTATATGGGTAAACTAtaccaatatattaaataattttcagttGGTTTTAATAAGAtggatatttgttttatgaacACTACCTTATAacctttacaaaaaaatacactaCCTTATAACACctcataaattatttaaattgcTGTATACACATAATAATTGTAATCTAAAAACCAAACCggtttattaaaaagaataattgATCTGAAACGAAGTACTTCCTCTATGGGCATTGTAAAGAGTATAGAATATGACCCTAATCGTTCTTCTCAGATAATATTACTATTTCACATTATAGAAATAATTATCCGACGGCTAAATACCAAATGAATTTCAGTTGTACGTACCGATTATTTCTCACCCAACCATAATAGAAACAAAGTCTATGTGATACATATACGACCCACTAAAATGTATCAAGCGGTTAGAAATATTAGTCACTAACTTCTACTCCTTCCGTTTCGAATTAAATAtcgttttaaaacaaaattttgtttcaaaataagtgttgttttataatttcaatgcaaaatttattaattttttattctaaactatttttctattggttgaaatctggtTAGATATAttggtaatgatatttttatttagtaaatatacaaacttaaatgttttattaatctgtgcgTCGAAATCTAGAACGACAAGTAAAATAAAACGgagagaatatatattttatattattccaGCTAAATAAAAATCTTTGCATGTATTTCCTCTAACGTACGGCTTTGATTACGAGAAGATCAATAAGTTTACatcatattttgataataaCTATTCTATATCAATAAATTCTGCTAACAATATAACCAAAATAGGAATAGTTAATGTGATTGCTAAGATATCCCCAAAAATTCAACtagataaatttgaaaatactatcacaacataatatatatatatatatatatatatataaaactttcACATTATAGTTAAGCACATTCtccaaataattatattttgtaaaagaatTAATAGTTTCttcaaataattatatactccctccatttcaaattatttatcgTTGTAGGGTATAATTTTTGTTTCGaaataaatgtcattttcggttttcaatggaAATATATTGATTATATTCTCTACTCAattttttctattggttgaaacaTGGTTAGATGTATTGATAAtggaatttttattttgaaaatatgtaaagttaaatattttcttaatcattgTACATAAACCTAAAACCACGACTAATATGAAACGGATGAGTATtagataatatttaatatactaataaaaaataCGTGGAGATAATACCaaatttttttctgaatttaaatatttattttatatgcattttttatatatgtactaATAAAAGATGATCATACTAAAAATCTACTTAAAAGATTTATTGcatctatttattttagtcCAACCTATTATATATAACCAAATATTATAACTAACATCTATTATAGCAACCAAATAATATCTTTGACATTTGAATGAATCCACTTTAACTCAATCAACCTTTTTACATAAGATCTTTCAGTATACCACGTCATTACACAAACatttaatataaatcatatcaaaTGTTTCAAATAGTACctacaatatttaatataagCGATTTTATATGACTTAACACATAGAGGTAAATTATATCTATTTCATCCTTTTCCATTATATCAATATTTGCAATACGTTGGGTCATGTTAAACATATATTGACCAAACCTCCAATATTTTAATACATCAATGCCGTTTATAGAATATCATAACTACATAGAAATTCATTTGTTCTGTTAAAACTAACTCAATTTCAGTATAACAATATTATTATTCAcgatttttgaaaactatttattcagatattatattcttatatactATTCACTTAAAAcgaatttatactattaaaaatcattttaaaatctaCTATTATAAGATTGTTGGAGTCATGTAtgactatttattttattttggtcataCCATTAATTATTCCATCCATAAATCCTAATATTACTCTTTATGATACCTTTTCtctaaaaatatttcatcaaactatggtttttatataataataaggttGTTGGACTAATGAGTTGGGTATTGAGGAGCAAAAAGATCTGAAATATCcagaaatttgaaaatactCGAAATACAAAAATTACTTAAACCCCCAATGAAATAttcgaaaatattaaaatattaaaatattaataattttattcgAGATCTGAACCACTGAATCGGAAAATACCCAAAATTTTAGttgaatatccaaaatatttttatcaatttaaaattttaccaaaacccaaaacaatAACTGTAaatccaaaaccaaaaattaaaatataagtgtAATACCAGAAACATATtgtaaatatctaaatatacttaatatatacaaaaatgatCGGTTCTCATGTaagatcaaactcaaacaaataCGGGTCCAGAAAAACACCGAGAAGGTAATTTTCTCAAGacccaaacccaaactaaacatatatttttagatcggttttggtttgttttttggTCTGGATAAATATCTAAAcctaaaataaactaatt is a genomic window containing:
- the LOC108810179 gene encoding probable protein phosphatase 2C 24 isoform X1; the encoded protein is MADICYEVVTDASAYESRPLHSGRRQRFPMDKTVVMQEEREKNCKRNKLEALTVRNEETTVNVSGESPMMEVSPRYGVSSVCGRRREMEDAVAVHPSFSSHSEYPQHYFGVYDGHGCSHVAARCRERLHNLVREELNSDREEEESEWRKTMERSFTRMDKEVVLLGESVVSGNCKCELQTPDCDAVGSTAVVSIITPDKIVVANCGDSRAVLCRNGKPFPLSIDHKPDRPDELDRIEGAGGRVIYWDCPRVLGVLAMSRAIGDNYLKPYVTCDPEVTVTDRTDDDCLILASDGLWDVVSNETACSVARMCLRGGRRRRGSPEKAVETISDKACVEASVLLTKLALARHSGDNVSVVVIDLRRKGHVPGH
- the LOC108810179 gene encoding probable protein phosphatase 2C 24 isoform X2; the encoded protein is MDKTVVMQEEREKNCKRNKLEALTVRNEETTVNVSGESPMMEVSPRYGVSSVCGRRREMEDAVAVHPSFSSHSEYPQHYFGVYDGHGCSHVAARCRERLHNLVREELNSDREEEESEWRKTMERSFTRMDKEVVLLGESVVSGNCKCELQTPDCDAVGSTAVVSIITPDKIVVANCGDSRAVLCRNGKPFPLSIDHKPDRPDELDRIEGAGGRVIYWDCPRVLGVLAMSRAIGDNYLKPYVTCDPEVTVTDRTDDDCLILASDGLWDVVSNETACSVARMCLRGGRRRRGSPEKAVETISDKACVEASVLLTKLALARHSGDNVSVVVIDLRRKGHVPGH
- the LOC108809588 gene encoding tropinone reductase homolog At2g30670-like isoform X2, yielding MESSRHDCSCNWWSQRNRVRFSSCRHAIVEDFAGFGATIHVCDISEISLNQSLSEWEKKGFQVSGSICDVSLRLERETLMHTISKMFHGKLNILVNNVGVVRVKPTTEYVAEDFSFHISTNLESAYHLSQLSHPLLKASGFGSIVMNSSVGGVVSMECGSLYSLTKGAMNQLARSLACEWTTDGIRTNSVAPNFILTDMSAPHLEDACYKKSLFSRTPLGRAGEPKEVASLVAFLCLPAASYITGQTICVDGGLTVNGFSYQPNP
- the LOC108809588 gene encoding tropinone reductase homolog At2g30670-like isoform X1 — translated: MFRFLQNVISYIYLIYFGSINVMWHLWSLLLKFKQKMDKRWSLQGMTALVTGGASGIGHAIVEDFAGFGATIHVCDISEISLNQSLSEWEKKGFQVSGSICDVSLRLERETLMHTISKMFHGKLNILVNNVGVVRVKPTTEYVAEDFSFHISTNLESAYHLSQLSHPLLKASGFGSIVMNSSVGGVVSMECGSLYSLTKGAMNQLARSLACEWTTDGIRTNSVAPNFILTDMSAPHLEDACYKKSLFSRTPLGRAGEPKEVASLVAFLCLPAASYITGQTICVDGGLTVNGFSYQPNP